A genomic stretch from Peptococcus niger includes:
- a CDS encoding lipoyl domain-containing protein: MTTLQMPQLSDDMTEALLCAWLVDEGAHFSAGEALYEVETDKVVAQIEADHAGTLLRQLAEAGEPVPCGADVAEVRYDDR; encoded by the coding sequence ATGACAACTTTACAAATGCCGCAATTAAGCGACGATATGACAGAAGCACTTTTATGCGCCTGGCTGGTTGATGAAGGCGCCCATTTTTCTGCCGGTGAAGCCCTTTATGAGGTGGAAACGGATAAGGTGGTGGCCCAGATTGAAGCGGACCACGCCGGTACCCTGCTGCGTCAGCTGGCGGAAGCCGGCGAGCCGGTGCCCTGCGGCGCCGATGTGGCGGAGGTTCGCTATGATGACCGCTAA
- the lipA gene encoding lipoyl synthase, translating into MMTAKPPWLRVRYRPEAVDRLASGLQAKGLHTVCREAHCPNRGECYESGTATFILLGDVCTRNCRFCQVASGRPTAPDPQEADRLAEAVNEMELDHVVLTQVTRDDLPDGGAGHMARAVTAIRRARPQISVEVLISDLGGSDKALQTVLAAKPDVLNHNVEMVRRLYPDLRPGADYERSLTVLRRSKAGLPEGLTKSGFMLGLGERDEEVRALLADLRAAGCDIVTISQYLQPGPDHYPVQAYLPPETFAQWEQAALAMGFPYVVAGPLVRSSYRALAAYQAVRNR; encoded by the coding sequence ATGATGACCGCTAAACCACCCTGGCTGCGGGTGCGGTATCGGCCGGAAGCCGTTGACCGCCTGGCAAGCGGTTTACAGGCCAAGGGCCTGCACACCGTTTGCCGGGAGGCCCATTGCCCCAACCGGGGGGAATGTTACGAGAGCGGGACAGCCACCTTCATTCTGCTGGGCGACGTCTGCACCCGCAACTGCCGTTTTTGTCAAGTGGCCAGCGGCCGGCCGACGGCGCCGGATCCGCAGGAAGCGGACCGCCTGGCGGAAGCGGTGAATGAGATGGAGCTGGACCATGTGGTCCTGACCCAGGTCACCCGGGATGACCTGCCGGACGGTGGGGCCGGGCACATGGCCCGGGCCGTGACCGCCATCCGCCGGGCGCGGCCGCAAATCAGCGTGGAAGTACTCATCAGTGATCTGGGCGGTTCGGACAAGGCCTTGCAGACCGTCTTGGCGGCCAAGCCCGATGTCCTCAACCACAATGTAGAGATGGTGCGCCGCCTGTATCCGGACCTGCGCCCGGGGGCCGACTATGAGCGGTCCTTGACGGTCCTGCGCCGCAGCAAGGCCGGCCTGCCGGAAGGGCTGACCAAGAGCGGCTTTATGCTGGGCCTTGGCGAAAGGGACGAGGAGGTCCGGGCCCTCTTGGCAGACTTGCGGGCCGCCGGTTGTGACATCGTCACCATCAGCCAATATTTACAGCCCGGCCCGGACCATTACCCGGTCCAGGCCTACCTGCCGCCGGAAACCTTTGCCCAATGGGAGCAAGCGGCCTTGGCCATGGGCTTTCCTTATGTTGTTGCCGGTCCCCTGGTCCGGTCTTCCTACCGGGCCTTGGCTGCCTACCAAGCGGTCCGGAACCGATGA